In Alkalihalobacterium alkalinitrilicum, a genomic segment contains:
- a CDS encoding phosphotransferase family protein, whose product MVKTTMQAIEAYFNNKLVDGKNVRITDFNQPSAGWSDEAFTFTVVWEQEGKTLEKGYAIRKQNKGGLMTEYQDAYRHFKLLDRLSKNSNLPIPGVHWYETDEDILGGTFFVMDKLPGKSYVPWSKEGQLFFKQAHKDGKIPLQFVRHLADLHLIDFKEIGLAEDLVEPFGPYGYIDSKIEEFEEMYNKYLISPDPIMVDALEWLKLYKPAAQRLSVVHGDYRSGNLLYSNNRITGILDWEATEIGDPMADVAYVCAKSNRMDSPLLNYLLDKEMFLETYSEFTGLTIEEKVLHYYEVFHQVRFVLISQSAGTDFAKSKTKDLRMARQGYRWPLMRGILAELLDY is encoded by the coding sequence ATGGTGAAGACTACTATGCAAGCAATAGAAGCTTATTTTAATAATAAATTGGTAGATGGTAAAAATGTTCGTATTACCGATTTCAATCAACCATCGGCAGGTTGGTCAGACGAAGCATTTACGTTTACTGTTGTTTGGGAGCAGGAAGGTAAAACTCTTGAAAAAGGTTATGCGATTCGCAAACAAAATAAGGGTGGGTTAATGACTGAATATCAAGATGCATATCGACATTTTAAGCTTTTAGATCGACTGAGTAAAAATAGCAATTTACCCATTCCTGGTGTTCATTGGTACGAAACAGATGAAGATATACTTGGTGGTACGTTTTTTGTGATGGATAAGTTGCCTGGAAAAAGTTATGTTCCATGGTCGAAAGAAGGCCAACTATTTTTCAAACAAGCACATAAAGACGGGAAAATACCATTACAATTTGTCCGACATCTAGCGGATTTACACCTTATTGATTTTAAAGAAATAGGACTAGCTGAAGATTTAGTCGAACCGTTTGGACCTTATGGATACATTGATAGTAAAATTGAAGAATTTGAAGAAATGTATAATAAATATCTAATTAGTCCAGATCCAATTATGGTTGATGCACTAGAATGGTTGAAACTATATAAACCTGCAGCACAACGACTATCAGTTGTTCATGGTGATTATAGATCAGGAAACCTATTATATAGTAATAATCGGATTACGGGAATATTGGATTGGGAAGCAACGGAAATCGGTGATCCAATGGCAGATGTTGCCTATGTTTGTGCAAAATCTAATCGAATGGACTCGCCATTATTAAATTATTTATTAGACAAAGAAATGTTTTTAGAAACGTATAGTGAATTTACAGGTTTAACGATTGAAGAAAAAGTACTTCACTATTACGAAGTCTTTCATCAAGTTCGCTTTGTATTAATTTCCCAATCAGCTGGTACTGATTTTGCTAAGTCAAAAACAAAAGACTTACGTATGGCTAGACAAGGTTACCGTTGGCCGTTAATGCGAGGGATTCTTGCAGAATTATTAGATTACTAA
- a CDS encoding MBL fold metallo-hydrolase — protein sequence MNNKSLKRQKYSTKVKEDIYQIVLPTSFPVGPVNVYLIEGDLLTLVDTGPKTDEAWEILIKGIEETGYQLKDIQQILITHHHVDHSGLLERIRKISGAQTLGHPLLVPHLQFDNKFLEYRNRFFANLYTECGVPKEYHNHYAEEQELIQTLVEPSQVDIKLGHRQQVPGLKEWEVLYTPGHSQDHLSIFRKRDGVFLGGDHIIEHISSNALIEPPIDPANKANERPMTLVQYRTALEMCADEEIQIVFSGHGVPVLNHRELIHERLKSNWRRTEKIRKLLKEGPKTVFEITGLLFPNIFERELNLTISETLGHLDLLKLVYQVEVQENQGVSYYSIKNY from the coding sequence ATGAACAACAAATCATTGAAGCGACAAAAATATTCAACTAAAGTTAAAGAAGATATCTACCAAATCGTCCTACCTACCTCATTTCCAGTAGGACCAGTGAATGTATATTTAATAGAAGGAGACCTTTTAACTTTAGTAGATACTGGCCCTAAAACGGATGAAGCGTGGGAGATACTTATAAAGGGTATAGAGGAAACGGGTTATCAATTAAAAGATATCCAACAAATTCTCATTACTCACCACCATGTGGATCACAGTGGATTACTTGAGCGGATTAGAAAAATTTCTGGTGCCCAAACACTTGGGCACCCCTTACTTGTTCCGCATCTTCAATTCGATAACAAATTCCTAGAATACCGAAATCGATTTTTTGCCAATTTATATACAGAATGTGGAGTTCCAAAAGAGTATCATAACCATTATGCTGAAGAACAGGAGCTTATCCAAACTCTAGTTGAACCTAGTCAAGTAGATATAAAGTTAGGACATAGACAGCAAGTACCAGGGTTAAAGGAATGGGAAGTCCTATATACTCCTGGACATTCACAAGATCATTTATCAATCTTTCGGAAACGCGATGGTGTGTTCCTTGGTGGTGATCATATTATTGAACACATTTCATCAAATGCATTGATTGAACCTCCTATAGACCCTGCTAACAAGGCAAACGAACGGCCGATGACGTTAGTTCAATATCGAACCGCTTTAGAAATGTGTGCGGATGAAGAAATTCAAATCGTTTTTTCGGGTCATGGTGTACCCGTTTTAAATCACAGAGAACTGATTCATGAAAGGTTAAAGAGCAATTGGCGAAGAACTGAAAAAATTCGTAAATTGCTGAAAGAGGGTCCTAAAACTGTTTTTGAAATTACGGGTTTACTTTTTCCAAATATTTTCGAGCGAGAATTAAATTTAACCATATCAGAAACGCTAGGTCACCTCGATTTATTAAAACTAGTTTATCAAGTTGAAGTTCAAGAGAATCAAGGGGTCTCTTATTACTCAATAAAAAATTATTAA